TTCCGGTCGAGCTTTAGCACACTTTTGTACACACGCTGCTGTTTTTTTACCGCGTTGGATGATATCTCGAATACATCGGCAATAGGCGATTCAAACTCCTGCTCGTACTGGCTTTTGTAGTTTTTAAACGACTCGATAGCCTGGGGGTTACCGATTACTTCGCCGGCAAATTCATCCATATCAAAGGTATCCTTCTCCTTAAAATACTTCATTGATTTATTCAACAGGTCGATCTTGTCGGCTTTGCTTAATTCGAACTCATCATCCAGCTTTTGAGTGACAAAGTTTTTATAGATGCCCAGGGCATTGTTGGTTTGATTAAAGCTATCGTTCCTGATCTTCAACTGTAAAAAATCGTCCTTCCAATAGGCAGCAGCATCATGCCCGCGGCTGGTATGATCGACAACCACAACTTTATAGCCATTCTCCTTTTCAATATTGAATATCAACACACCTTTATCCAGTTTATTAATATTGATGGCATTCTCTTCGTAATCTATCCCAAAGCCACCCTGGTCAGGATAAACTTTCAGGTAAATTTCCTTGTTCTCCGACTTGAAAATACCCATCGCATCCAGCAAATTACCTTCTATCTGTACCTGGCTGAAATAAGCCACATACAATTCCCCAGGTTTGATACTCGGATGATTAGATACATTGTACAAATGTTTGGCCACCTGTTCGGACATTTCATGGAACTTGTCTTTATCCTCGAAGGCTTGCGTGATAAAGTGATGTACTTCGTTCAGGCTGAGGTCGCCGCTTGTGTGCGTAAGGTGATAAACTTCGGTAGCCTTTTCAAACGGCTTCAGAAAATATTGTTTGAGTAATTGCGGTATTACCTCATTCTTAAAAGTAAGAGGTTCGTTAGATAGCGCATAAAATTCGTTTTGCGATTGGTTGCCGACGTGATGAACAGACACTGACTCCAGTGATGCTTCGAAATAAGTTACCATAATGGGGCGAAAGTAAGGAAATATTGTTGCGCTTCAGAGCGGCGCCTTTTTGGTCAGTTTTCCTATACGTGGGTCGCTGCGGGCTATCAGTTCGCACACTTTTATCGCAGCCTCTTCAAAATCATCGCGATCATCTTTGATCAGCCGCCAGTTCGACTCATAGATTTCACCGTTATCCAGCACATAGCCCACCATAGCCGGTATGTCTTTCTCCAGGCTTTGATGATGCTCCTTTGCGGTCGCTACCCAAACGCCGTTCATCTCCACCTCCTTAACAGACTTACGAAGCATGAGCATAAGTTTCGTGCCGAGGTAAATGTATTGCATCCCGAACATGGATTTGGTAACCACATTGTGCGGCAGGTAATCAAATACAAAATCAAAAGGGATAACTTTTGGCATATACAAAGTTAAGCCATAACATTTTACATTAAACGAATAAAAAGATTGGCGATAAATGGCGACTTTTGCGATCGAATGAACAAAGAAGAAACCATCGTTGCTCTTGCTACTCCGAACGGTGTCGGCGCTATTGGCGTTATCCGGCTATCCGGCCCGGATGCTATTAGCATAGCTGGTAGCGTTTTTAAAGGGAAAGACCTGACCAAGCAAGAATCGCACACCATCCATTTCGGGCAGATCATCGATGGCGACATTGTGCTGGACGAAGTTTTGGTTTCCTTGTTTATCGCACCGAGATCCTACACCCGAGAAAATGTGGTGGAAATTTCCTGCCATGGGTCGGGTTATATAATTGAGTCTATTATCAAACTATTGATAAAAAAAGGTGCAACAGGCGCGAAGCCGGGGGAGTTTACGCTTAGGGCATTTTTGAATGGTCAGCTTGATCTTTCCCAGGCGGAAGCTGTTGCCGATTTGATCGCATCAAACTCTAAAGCATCCCAGCAAGTTGCTATACAACAATTACGCGGCGGTTTCAGCAGCCAGTTGCAACAGCTGAGGGACCAGTTGGTGCAGTTTGCTTCGCTGGTGGAACTGGAACTGGATTTTTCGGAAGAAGATGTTGAGTTTGCTAACCGCGCCCAGCTAAAGCAACTTATCATCAATATAAACCAGGTAGTAAGCCGACTGATCGAGTCTTTTGAATTGGGAAATGTTATCAAGCAGGGGGTAAATACAGTAATAGCGGGCAGGCCCAACGCCGGTAAATCAACTTTATTGAATGCCCTCCTAAACGAGGAGCGTGCCATTGTAAGCCATATACCCGGTACTACGAGGGATACCATTGAGGAAATTCTAAATATCAATGGGATCAACTTCAGACTAATAGATACCGCCGGAATACGCGAAGCGACCGACGCGATTGAAAAGATGGGAGTGGAGCGGACCATGGAAAAGATCAGCCAGTCAGCTTTGCTGATCTACGTTTTTGATGCAGTGGAGATAACGATCGAACAACTGAATAATGACCTTAAACGTCTTCAAAAGCCGGGCATAACCATGCTGGTTGTCGCCAATAAAGCAGATCTCTTGACAAAGGAACAGCTACTATCGCTACCCCATAGCCAAAGCGCCATTATCATCTCGGCCAAATTGAAGCGTCATATTGATGAATTGAAACGTAAGATATACAGTTCAGCAGTAAAACATCAATTAAGCGGCGACGAAACTTTGGTTACCAATATTCGCCACCTGGAGGCGCTGCAAAAAACAGAAGCTGCATTAGCCCGGTTATTAAATGGCATGGAAACCCAGGTTACCTCCGACTTCCTCGCAATGGATATCAAACAGGCCCTGCATTACCTTGGTGAAATAACAGGCGCCGTTACAACGGATGATCTGCTGGATAATATCTTTTCGAAGTTTTGTATCGGCAAGTAAAAGCTGAAGGATTCAATTAGTTCTTGAACCAGTCCGAAGGAACTTCCTTTGGCTCCGATCCGTTGATGCTGTATTTTAATTTGAGCGTAAAGCCGCCTCCGCCTTCAATAAAATCAAGTACGAAGGGTTGTAAGCCCTTACTTAGCGCAACCTGGCCGTTTTTTTCGATAGCGGAATGCAGGCCATCGTTGTCAACTACCGTGCAGTTCGCTATTTTAAGTACGCCCCCGTCATCGCATGTTAAATAAAAGCTATATACTCCGTTGGCAGGGATGTCAATATATCCCCTGTAGGTTATGGCAAACGATGGAGCTTTCACAGTTGCGGGCACCGTAATCGTGTTGGTATCAAAAGTACTATCACTTTTCGCTGCACTGATGAGACTGGTTTGTTTAAAAAAGGCTTTGTAATAATTGCAAATCAAACCGGGTTTCGGGTTATTTAGTTGTATTGCCGGAGCGTACTCCTGTTTTTTGTAATTAAGCGTATAAATGTCGCCACGCAGGCCATTCGGCATAAAAGCAGCCAGTTTGATGACCTTGGATTGTTTGATAATTAGCGCCGCCTTCAGTTCTTGCGACGAAGTTTTTGGAAGGGTGCCATCCGTTGTATAAAATATCCGCATTTGCGGTAACGGTTTTTTAATGGTTAGCGTGTCTGCATCCGTAAAAACATTTTCATTGATTATCCCAGGCAGGTCGGGCAACCGGTAATGAACATTCAATACATCAAGGCGTTTATAGTTTAACTGCAAACGCTCCACGTAGGAGTCATAATTTCCTTGTTTGTTCGTCCAAAGCAGCTCAGAAAGAGCTGTCATCCTTGGCATATACATATAATCGGTTCGCTTTTCCGAAGGCAGGTTTTCGGACCATAATTCAGCCTGCGCGCCGATGATGTTTTTCGCTTCTTGTTCGTTCAGTTTAGCAGGGATTGGGTTGAAATGATATATCTTATAAAGCGAATATTGATCAGGCTGGTTATCAAAATAAAGGGGCTCTCCAGGCGCCATTATTACCGTGTTGCCATTTTTTACTGCTTTTACAGGAGCATCCGGCACCCAGCCCCGCCAGTACATAATGAGTGCCGTAGGACTTATGCCCCCTTCAATAACCTCGTCCCAGCCAATAAGTTTACGGCCTTTTGAATTAAAGAATTTTTCCATCCTGTTAATGAAATAACTTTGGAGTGCCGGAAGGTCCTTAATTCCCTCGCGCTGCATCAGGGCTTTACAAGCATCTGATTTTGCCCAGTCCGACCGATCGACCTCATCACCGCCGATATGGATATATTTGGAAGGAAAGATGTCCATTATCTCGGAAAATACGTTTTCGGCAAATTCAAAAGTACTTTCATTGCAAGGGCAAATGGGTTTTGAAAAAAGTTCACCAAATTTGTTTTCACCATTGCAGGTCAGGAATGGGTAAGCAGTAATGGCAGCCATCATGTGCCCCGGCATATCAATTTCTGGAATTATATCGATATGTCTGGCCGCAGCATAAACAACAAGGCCTTTCATTTGCTGCTGCGTATAAA
Above is a window of Mucilaginibacter ginsenosidivorans DNA encoding:
- a CDS encoding nucleoid-associated protein; this encodes MVTYFEASLESVSVHHVGNQSQNEFYALSNEPLTFKNEVIPQLLKQYFLKPFEKATEVYHLTHTSGDLSLNEVHHFITQAFEDKDKFHEMSEQVAKHLYNVSNHPSIKPGELYVAYFSQVQIEGNLLDAMGIFKSENKEIYLKVYPDQGGFGIDYEENAININKLDKGVLIFNIEKENGYKVVVVDHTSRGHDAAAYWKDDFLQLKIRNDSFNQTNNALGIYKNFVTQKLDDEFELSKADKIDLLNKSMKYFKEKDTFDMDEFAGEVIGNPQAIESFKNYKSQYEQEFESPIADVFEISSNAVKKQQRVYKSVLKLDRNFHIYIHGDKELIEKGFDEGKSMNYYKVYFKEEA
- the mnmE gene encoding tRNA uridine-5-carboxymethylaminomethyl(34) synthesis GTPase MnmE; amino-acid sequence: MNKEETIVALATPNGVGAIGVIRLSGPDAISIAGSVFKGKDLTKQESHTIHFGQIIDGDIVLDEVLVSLFIAPRSYTRENVVEISCHGSGYIIESIIKLLIKKGATGAKPGEFTLRAFLNGQLDLSQAEAVADLIASNSKASQQVAIQQLRGGFSSQLQQLRDQLVQFASLVELELDFSEEDVEFANRAQLKQLIININQVVSRLIESFELGNVIKQGVNTVIAGRPNAGKSTLLNALLNEERAIVSHIPGTTRDTIEEILNINGINFRLIDTAGIREATDAIEKMGVERTMEKISQSALLIYVFDAVEITIEQLNNDLKRLQKPGITMLVVANKADLLTKEQLLSLPHSQSAIIISAKLKRHIDELKRKIYSSAVKHQLSGDETLVTNIRHLEALQKTEAALARLLNGMETQVTSDFLAMDIKQALHYLGEITGAVTTDDLLDNIFSKFCIGK
- a CDS encoding family 20 glycosylhydrolase, giving the protein MKNTINTIILLILCTIFGASEITHAQSVGAKYDLIPYPQSLIPGTGAFRATPATTIIRGDHDRFASEVNQLNNLFIKAFGTPLKKTSNKTNANAIEIKYNPTLEGPEGYTLTITGKMITISAKESVGIYRAIETIRQLLPAEIENKSGKKTKSVILPALSITDYAAYSWRGMHLDVSRHFFSMSYLKKFIDIMALYKMNKLHLHLTDDQGWRIEIKKYPKLTEQGAWRTFDKNDSACMKRSKDNPDFAIDTEHIIHKDGKTLYGGFYTQQQMKGLVVYAAARHIDIIPEIDMPGHMMAAITAYPFLTCNGENKFGELFSKPICPCNESTFEFAENVFSEIMDIFPSKYIHIGGDEVDRSDWAKSDACKALMQREGIKDLPALQSYFINRMEKFFNSKGRKLIGWDEVIEGGISPTALIMYWRGWVPDAPVKAVKNGNTVIMAPGEPLYFDNQPDQYSLYKIYHFNPIPAKLNEQEAKNIIGAQAELWSENLPSEKRTDYMYMPRMTALSELLWTNKQGNYDSYVERLQLNYKRLDVLNVHYRLPDLPGIINENVFTDADTLTIKKPLPQMRIFYTTDGTLPKTSSQELKAALIIKQSKVIKLAAFMPNGLRGDIYTLNYKKQEYAPAIQLNNPKPGLICNYYKAFFKQTSLISAAKSDSTFDTNTITVPATVKAPSFAITYRGYIDIPANGVYSFYLTCDDGGVLKIANCTVVDNDGLHSAIEKNGQVALSKGLQPFVLDFIEGGGGFTLKLKYSINGSEPKEVPSDWFKN